The genomic region CTATCACATTTGCATCAAGTTCTATATTTGCAGGTAATTTAAACAAACTCACCACCCGTATCATCTGTTCAGTTAATGCCTCACCTATTCCCTTTAAGTAATAAAAGTCTTTATTTAATTGTCAAAGAGCTAATAATAAACACCATAAGACGAAAAATCAGACCTGACACTAATTACTAATTACACTGAATTCATCCCCAACTCACTCAACTACTTTATATCCATTGCCTTCTTTTATTACTTTTATACCCAATTCTTTCAATGCCCCAGCAGCTGCATCTCTCACAACAAAATGGTAAACTTTGTAATAAACTCTACCTTCAAAATTTATATCTTTTTCTAATTTTAATGAAGAAAAAATCTCTTTGCCCTCAATCAATTTCATGTTTTCTATCATTCCTCTTCCTATATCTTCACTTACATAATGTGAAAATAACAAATAATCATCATTTAGTGCTTGTTTTAAAAGAGGGATTGATTCTTTTACTCCTAATTCTCCAAGCAAGGCGGCTGTCATTATTCTCAATTCTCCTCTTTTGCATTTCTCAAGACACTCAATTAAAATTGGGACTGAACTTTTCTCACCCCATTGACCTAAAATTATTGCTATTCTATATCTGAATATATCATTAAATTTCTTATTAGTTATGTATTTTTGTAAAGACGATATATAAATATCTTTTTCTTTTGATTTCTCAACAAAACTCTTTAATACTTCACTAAATATTCTTTCTACATGTTCATCTGGGGTAGAATAAATATGTCTTGGCGGTGGAACTAAATCTTTAATCTTTCTCTCAATTTCAGTCTCATAGAGGAGTATCTCAACTAAAGGTTGAAATGATGAGGGATCTTGTAGATTTGATAGAGATTCAGCAGATTTTACTTGAATACTCCAATTTTCCTTTTTATCC from bacterium harbors:
- a CDS encoding HEAT repeat domain-containing protein; the encoded protein is MRKLNLFVVLIVLSSGFIIENDVSADENRTTQETKKLIKSLSTEKISHIKAGIIEKLGNLKAKESVPEIIKALKDENWSVRAQACISLGKIGDKRAVPHLIERLKDKKENWSIQVKSAESLSNLQDPSSFQPLVEILLYETEIERKIKDLVPPPRHIYSTPDEHVERIFSEVLKSFVEKSKEKDIYISSLQKYITNKKFNDIFRYRIAIILGQWGEKSSVPILIECLEKCKRGELRIMTAALLGELGVKESIPLLKQALNDDYLLFSHYVSEDIGRGMIENMKLIEGKEIFSSLKLEKDINFEGRVYYKVYHFVVRDAAAGALKELGIKVIKEGNGYKVVE